One Dethiosulfovibrio faecalis genomic window carries:
- a CDS encoding ABC transporter substrate-binding protein: MKRSAFSVLALAGLLMIATASVAIAQDTLTVAMAQDAKTLDPHGSNDLASNTVMNQIYQNLLMLDSEGQLVPQLAESYEQLDGRTYRFKLRKGVLFHNGEELKASDVVYSFKRAISPKGSAVSTYASAIDPEGFETPDDYTVIIRTKEENTPFVASLSHVGFGCIINEKATEEAGDDYGQHPVGTGPYRFVSWAKGDRIVLERFDKFSGPAPVAETMVIRPITEATTRTIELETGAVDIALDITPNDMKRVEENDDLRLLRKVGNMTSYIGINTAKAPFDDIRVRRAISLAIDAEGICDVVFQGVGSLPNSPMSPGVMYYDDGQKAQGYDVEAAKKLLDEAGATGMKIQIWTSDRKDRVDTATFAQAMLLEVGIEAEIKVLEWGAFLEGLKAGQHDLFVLGWIPSVPDPSFALDACFTSGSVWNFSRVSDPSIDELLKKGKTIPNGEERASVYGEL, from the coding sequence ATGAAACGCAGTGCTTTTTCGGTTTTGGCCCTGGCGGGGCTTCTGATGATCGCCACGGCGTCCGTGGCGATCGCCCAGGATACCCTTACGGTGGCTATGGCTCAGGACGCCAAGACGCTCGATCCTCACGGATCCAACGACCTGGCCTCCAACACCGTGATGAACCAGATCTATCAGAACCTTCTCATGCTCGACTCCGAGGGCCAGCTGGTTCCCCAGCTGGCGGAGAGCTACGAGCAGCTCGACGGCAGGACCTACCGGTTCAAGCTGAGAAAGGGTGTGCTGTTTCACAACGGCGAGGAGCTGAAGGCTTCCGACGTGGTCTATTCCTTTAAGAGGGCCATCTCTCCCAAGGGATCGGCGGTCAGCACCTACGCGTCTGCCATAGATCCCGAGGGATTCGAGACCCCCGACGACTACACGGTGATCATACGCACCAAGGAGGAGAACACCCCCTTCGTGGCGTCCCTGTCCCACGTGGGATTCGGCTGCATCATAAACGAGAAGGCCACGGAGGAGGCCGGCGACGACTACGGTCAGCATCCGGTGGGTACCGGCCCCTATCGTTTCGTGAGCTGGGCCAAGGGAGATCGGATCGTCCTGGAGAGGTTCGATAAGTTCTCCGGTCCCGCCCCTGTGGCCGAGACGATGGTGATTCGCCCCATAACCGAGGCCACCACCAGGACCATCGAGCTGGAGACCGGAGCGGTGGACATCGCCCTGGACATAACCCCCAACGATATGAAGAGGGTGGAGGAGAACGACGACCTCCGGCTTCTCCGCAAGGTCGGCAACATGACCAGCTACATCGGGATCAACACCGCCAAGGCTCCCTTCGACGATATCAGGGTTCGCAGGGCCATAAGTCTGGCGATAGACGCGGAGGGGATCTGCGACGTGGTCTTCCAGGGGGTCGGCAGTCTTCCCAATAGCCCCATGTCTCCCGGAGTGATGTATTACGACGACGGTCAGAAGGCCCAGGGCTACGACGTGGAGGCGGCCAAGAAGCTTCTCGATGAGGCCGGAGCCACTGGAATGAAGATACAGATCTGGACCAGCGACAGGAAGGACAGAGTCGACACCGCCACCTTCGCCCAGGCGATGCTTCTCGAGGTCGGAATAGAGGCGGAGATAAAGGTCCTCGAGTGGGGGGCCTTCCTGGAGGGACTCAAGGCGGGGCAGCACGATCTCTTCGTCCTGGGGTGGATCCCGTCGGTTCCGGATCCCTCCTTCGCGCTTGACGCCTGTTTCACCAGCGGCTCGGTGTGGAACTTCTCCAGGGTTTCCGATCCCTCAATCGACGAGCTGCTCAAGAAGGGCAAGACGATCCCCAACGGGGAGGAGCGTGCGTCGGTCTACGGGGAGCTTTAG
- a CDS encoding cation diffusion facilitator family transporter has translation MVDNNRCRQATVASWVGLTVDCVLTIGKISAGILGNSAAMVADGAHSLSDVVTDVVAILGFRMVAQPADSSHRYGHGKFETLCSAFVGVALIGAGLGILWGAGCRIAEAFDGVTPEAPGEIALWAAGLSVIVKEILYRYTVAAALRLNSPALKANAWHHRSDALSSVGAFLGIGGAMALGGWGRLLDPVAGVAVSLIVVKVGLSISYDAINELTEAALPEDVSRDIVLCGESVPGVRDLHRLRTRRVGAVVAMDFHLLVDPDITVREGHDIATAVEDAIRLKMGRDTMISVHVEPDDG, from the coding sequence ATGGTCGATAATAACAGATGCCGTCAGGCTACCGTGGCTTCCTGGGTAGGCCTGACGGTGGACTGTGTCCTAACCATAGGCAAGATATCGGCCGGAATTCTGGGAAACAGCGCCGCCATGGTCGCGGACGGCGCTCACTCTCTTTCCGACGTGGTCACCGACGTCGTGGCCATCCTGGGCTTTCGGATGGTGGCGCAGCCGGCGGACTCGTCCCACCGCTACGGTCACGGCAAGTTCGAGACCCTGTGTTCCGCCTTCGTAGGTGTGGCCCTTATAGGGGCCGGACTGGGGATCCTGTGGGGCGCCGGTTGCCGCATAGCCGAGGCCTTCGACGGGGTGACGCCGGAGGCCCCGGGCGAGATAGCCCTATGGGCGGCGGGGCTTTCCGTGATAGTGAAGGAGATACTGTATCGGTACACCGTGGCGGCGGCCCTGCGTCTGAACAGCCCGGCCCTGAAGGCCAACGCCTGGCATCACAGGTCCGACGCCCTGTCGTCCGTGGGAGCCTTCCTCGGAATAGGCGGAGCCATGGCCCTTGGAGGATGGGGAAGACTCTTGGATCCCGTTGCAGGGGTGGCGGTTAGCCTGATAGTCGTCAAGGTGGGGCTATCCATATCCTACGACGCGATCAACGAGCTGACCGAGGCCGCCCTTCCGGAGGACGTCTCACGGGATATAGTGCTCTGCGGAGAGTCCGTCCCGGGAGTCAGAGACCTCCACCGCCTCAGGACCAGGAGGGTCGGAGCCGTCGTCGCCATGGATTTCCACCTGCTGGTGGATCCGGACATAACGGTCCGAGAGGGCCACGACATCGCAACGGCGGTGGAGGACGCCATAAGGTTGAAGATGGGTCGGGACACGATGATATCGGTTCACGTGGAGCCCGACGACGGATAG
- the nikB gene encoding nickel ABC transporter permease, translating to MIKYVARRVLALVPVLFGVAFIVFTLLYTTPGDPAKLALGQQATDEALQEFRDSNGLDDPFLVQFGRYISNAVFRGDIGRSYVTKRPVSSEIMDTFKVTLRLAVFSMAISIVLGIPFGIISAIKQYSIFDSVTMVLALVGISMPVFWLGLLLILLFSVHLGWFPSSGMGSFAAMVLPSLSLSAQGVAIITRMTRSSMLEVVRQDYIRTARAKGQKESVVIWRHALPNALIPVVTVIGIHFGYLLGGAVLTESVFSIPGVGRLMVEAIKMRDYPIVQGGVLYIAIAYSLVNLLVDLLYGWIDPRIKAQYR from the coding sequence ATGATCAAATACGTGGCGAGAAGGGTGTTGGCCCTGGTTCCCGTCCTTTTCGGGGTGGCCTTCATAGTTTTCACTTTGCTCTACACGACTCCGGGCGATCCGGCCAAGTTGGCCTTGGGGCAGCAGGCCACGGACGAGGCCCTTCAGGAGTTCAGGGATAGTAACGGTTTGGACGATCCCTTTCTGGTGCAGTTCGGACGGTATATATCGAACGCGGTGTTCCGGGGGGACATCGGCCGTTCCTACGTTACTAAGAGGCCGGTCAGCTCGGAGATAATGGATACCTTCAAGGTGACCCTCAGGCTGGCGGTGTTCTCCATGGCAATATCCATCGTGCTGGGCATTCCCTTCGGCATCATATCCGCTATAAAACAGTACTCCATATTCGATTCGGTCACGATGGTGCTGGCTCTGGTCGGCATATCCATGCCGGTGTTCTGGCTGGGGCTGCTGCTGATACTGCTTTTCTCCGTCCATCTGGGATGGTTTCCCTCTTCCGGGATGGGCTCCTTCGCCGCCATGGTGCTGCCCTCTCTGTCCCTGTCGGCCCAGGGGGTGGCCATAATCACCAGGATGACCCGTTCCAGCATGCTCGAGGTGGTCCGCCAGGACTACATAAGGACCGCTCGGGCCAAGGGGCAGAAGGAGTCTGTCGTCATATGGCGTCACGCCCTGCCCAACGCCCTCATTCCTGTGGTCACGGTGATAGGCATTCACTTCGGCTATCTGCTGGGTGGAGCGGTTCTTACCGAGTCGGTCTTCTCGATCCCCGGGGTGGGGCGGCTGATGGTGGAGGCCATAAAGATGAGAGACTATCCTATAGTCCAGGGCGGGGTCCTCTACATAGCCATAGCCTACAGCCTGGTAAATCTCCTGGTGGATCTCCTCTACGGCTGGATCGACCCCAGGATAAAGGCTCAGTATCGTTAG
- a CDS encoding M20 metallopeptidase family protein, with translation MRGDLLNRAVELSPWLVELRRDFHRHPELAFQEFRTSAKVAEVLASLDIPFETGIAETGVVARLGGAGPSVALRADMDALPLTECEGREYRSAVEGVMHGCGHDAHTAILLGVARLLSGMELPGPIVLIFQPAEEIAGGGAAVVRSGVLERNEVKAVFGLHVTVPLEVGTIGVNRERCCASVDNFRAVIRGKKAHGAYPHLGRDAVVMAGQALVQLQSLVSREIDPLEGAVVTVGSVHGGTAPNIIADEVVMEGTVRSYLPEQRGYLTDRVKEIISSVASAGGGSAEVAVKRGSPAVVNDPAMADMVLSVGRDFLGFESASFLDRPTMGGEDFSYLSEAVPGAFFRLGSGNEERGIVHPAHTSDFDVDEGCLPVGAAMMAELALRWHEEGRGRG, from the coding sequence TTGAGGGGGGATCTCCTTAACCGAGCAGTGGAGCTTAGCCCCTGGCTGGTGGAGCTCCGCAGGGATTTTCACCGTCATCCCGAGCTGGCCTTTCAGGAGTTCAGGACCTCCGCCAAGGTGGCCGAGGTGCTGGCGTCGCTGGACATTCCCTTCGAGACCGGCATAGCCGAGACCGGTGTGGTGGCCAGACTCGGAGGGGCCGGCCCCTCGGTGGCTCTGAGGGCGGATATGGACGCCCTTCCCCTGACCGAGTGCGAGGGCCGGGAGTACCGTTCCGCCGTGGAGGGAGTGATGCACGGCTGCGGTCACGACGCCCACACCGCCATTCTCCTCGGGGTGGCACGACTGCTGTCCGGGATGGAGCTTCCCGGGCCGATCGTCCTGATCTTCCAGCCCGCAGAGGAGATCGCGGGAGGCGGGGCGGCGGTGGTCCGATCCGGGGTTTTGGAGCGAAACGAGGTCAAGGCCGTCTTCGGCCTCCACGTCACAGTTCCTCTGGAGGTGGGGACCATAGGGGTGAACAGGGAGAGGTGCTGCGCCTCGGTGGACAACTTCCGGGCGGTGATCCGTGGAAAGAAGGCCCACGGAGCCTATCCCCATCTGGGAAGGGACGCCGTGGTGATGGCGGGCCAGGCATTGGTACAGCTTCAGTCGCTGGTCTCCAGGGAGATCGATCCTCTGGAGGGTGCGGTGGTGACCGTCGGATCGGTCCACGGGGGAACGGCGCCCAACATAATAGCCGACGAGGTGGTCATGGAGGGAACGGTCCGTTCCTACCTTCCGGAGCAGAGAGGATATCTGACCGACCGGGTTAAGGAGATAATCTCCTCCGTCGCCTCCGCCGGAGGAGGTTCGGCGGAGGTCGCGGTGAAGAGGGGATCCCCCGCCGTGGTCAACGACCCCGCCATGGCCGATATGGTTCTGTCCGTCGGGAGGGATTTTCTGGGGTTCGAGTCCGCCTCTTTTCTGGACCGCCCCACCATGGGAGGGGAGGATTTCTCCTATCTTTCCGAGGCCGTGCCGGGAGCCTTCTTCCGTCTGGGGTCGGGCAACGAGGAGAGGGGCATCGTCCATCCCGCCCACACCTCCGATTTCGACGTGGACGAGGGGTGCCTTCCGGTGGGAGCCGCCATGATGGCGGAGCTGGCGCTGAGGTGGCACGAGGAAGGCCGGGGCCGTGGATAG
- a CDS encoding ABC transporter permease, whose amino-acid sequence MNSRKKGKGGDVFLRLRRNRLAMIGLAIVVILILVAVFADFIAPYGYAKQNIRETLQSPSMKHLCGTDQFGRDIFSRIIYGSRISLKVGFIAVSIAMVTGGLLGAVSGYYGGKLDNLIMRVMDVLLSIPQILLAIAIAASLGPGLFNLMIAVGISSIPGYARIVRGSVLSIRNQEFVEAARAMGSGDLRIILRHILPNCMAPVIVQATLGVAFAILTAAGLSFIGLGIQPPSPEWGAMLSGGRVYIRDHSYMTFFPGLAIMVTILALNFLGDGLRDALDPKLKR is encoded by the coding sequence ATGAATTCTAGAAAAAAGGGCAAGGGCGGAGACGTCTTCCTCCGACTCAGGAGAAACAGGCTGGCCATGATAGGCCTGGCCATAGTGGTGATACTGATACTGGTGGCGGTTTTCGCCGACTTCATAGCTCCCTACGGCTACGCCAAGCAGAATATCCGTGAGACCCTTCAGTCTCCGTCCATGAAACACCTGTGCGGAACCGATCAGTTCGGCAGGGATATATTCAGCCGGATAATCTACGGAAGCCGGATCTCCCTGAAGGTGGGCTTCATAGCCGTCTCCATCGCCATGGTGACCGGTGGGCTGCTGGGCGCCGTCTCGGGATATTACGGCGGGAAACTGGACAACCTTATAATGAGGGTGATGGACGTGCTCCTGTCGATCCCCCAGATACTCCTGGCCATCGCCATAGCGGCGTCTCTCGGACCGGGCTTGTTCAACCTCATGATAGCGGTTGGAATATCGTCCATACCGGGCTACGCCAGGATAGTCAGAGGCTCGGTCCTCTCCATAAGAAACCAGGAGTTCGTAGAGGCCGCCAGGGCCATGGGGTCCGGGGATCTCAGGATAATACTGAGGCACATACTGCCCAACTGCATGGCTCCTGTCATAGTCCAGGCCACCCTGGGGGTAGCCTTCGCCATCCTCACCGCCGCGGGGCTGAGCTTCATAGGTCTGGGCATACAGCCTCCCTCCCCCGAGTGGGGCGCCATGCTTTCCGGAGGACGGGTCTATATAAGGGATCACTCCTACATGACCTTCTTTCCCGGTCTGGCCATCATGGTAACCATATTGGCGCTCAATTTCTTGGGCGACGGCCTCCGGGACGCACTTGATCCCAAGCTGAAGAGGTAG
- a CDS encoding ABC transporter ATP-binding protein: MVKEREALIEVKGLTKYFDTPRGKLHAVDGLGFSIASGETLGLVGESGCGKSTTGRVLIRLLEATGGEVLYRGEDVLSSGGSRMKALRRQMQIVFQDPYSSLNPRMTVSELIAEPLVVNGAGMGGRARRARVSELMDTVGLAERLTDSYPHELDGGRRQRIGIARALALEPEFIVLDEPVSALDVCIQAQILNLLDDLQREAGYTYLFISHDLSVVKHVSDRIAVMYLGKMVELTDSERVFSDPLHPYTRALLSAIPIAKRGVERNRIILEGDVPSPIDPPEGCRFAGRCPYRRDLCTEATPELREISPGHSVACHFAGELDFGEAAS, from the coding sequence ATGGTAAAAGAGAGAGAGGCCCTGATAGAGGTCAAGGGCCTGACCAAGTATTTCGATACCCCTCGGGGAAAGCTTCACGCGGTGGACGGACTGGGCTTTTCCATAGCCTCGGGAGAGACCCTGGGACTGGTGGGAGAGTCGGGATGCGGCAAGTCCACCACGGGGAGGGTCCTGATAAGGCTTCTGGAGGCCACGGGAGGCGAGGTCCTGTATCGGGGGGAGGACGTGCTTTCCTCCGGCGGATCCAGGATGAAGGCCCTGAGAAGACAGATGCAGATAGTGTTTCAGGATCCCTATTCGTCTCTGAACCCCCGGATGACGGTGTCGGAGCTCATAGCCGAGCCCCTGGTGGTAAACGGGGCCGGGATGGGCGGCAGGGCCAGGCGGGCCAGGGTGTCCGAGCTGATGGACACGGTGGGCCTGGCGGAGAGGCTGACCGATTCCTATCCCCACGAGCTGGACGGAGGCAGACGTCAGAGGATAGGCATAGCCCGAGCCCTGGCGCTGGAGCCGGAGTTCATAGTTCTGGACGAGCCGGTATCGGCGCTGGACGTGTGCATCCAGGCCCAGATACTGAACCTGTTGGACGATCTTCAGAGGGAGGCGGGATATACCTATCTGTTCATCTCCCACGACCTATCGGTGGTCAAGCACGTGTCGGACCGCATCGCCGTCATGTATCTGGGCAAGATGGTGGAGCTCACCGACTCGGAGAGGGTTTTCTCCGATCCCCTGCACCCCTACACCAGGGCGCTGCTGTCGGCCATACCGATAGCCAAGAGGGGCGTCGAGAGAAACAGGATAATTCTGGAGGGAGACGTCCCCAGTCCGATCGATCCCCCCGAGGGCTGTCGCTTCGCCGGAAGGTGTCCCTACCGCAGGGACCTCTGCACCGAGGCGACCCCGGAACTGAGGGAGATATCGCCGGGACATTCCGTGGCCTGTCACTTCGCGGGAGAGCTGGATTTCGGGGAGGCGGCGTCTTGA
- a CDS encoding ABC transporter ATP-binding protein produces MKQELLLDIKGLTVRYHTDSGVVQAVDKLDLKLAPGESLGFVGETGAGKTTTALSVMQLIQSPPGEIVEGSISFQGRDMLSLSESEKRIVRGGRIAMIFQDPMTSLNPVMPVDRQIMEMVQLHGDMDEKRAHKRALEMLELVGIRPERAGDYPHQFSGGMRQRVVIAIALACDPALLIADEPTTALDVTIQAQVLELMKDLKRKFNTALMLITHDLGVVAEICDKVAIMYAGSVVEYGDTDSLYEHRMHPYTEGLFNSIPDVDAPRSRLQVIQGLTPDPTDLPRGCRFHPRCPYALPSCSEARPEMAEWRPGHFVACPVRCGGLS; encoded by the coding sequence ATGAAGCAGGAGCTTTTGCTCGACATAAAGGGGCTGACCGTCCGCTACCATACCGACAGCGGAGTGGTCCAGGCGGTCGATAAGCTCGATCTGAAGCTGGCCCCGGGCGAGTCGCTGGGCTTCGTGGGGGAGACCGGCGCCGGAAAGACCACCACGGCCCTGTCGGTGATGCAGCTGATACAGAGCCCTCCGGGGGAGATAGTGGAGGGGTCCATTTCCTTTCAGGGAAGGGATATGCTGTCTCTGAGCGAGTCGGAGAAGAGGATCGTTCGAGGCGGCAGGATAGCTATGATATTCCAGGATCCCATGACTTCTCTGAACCCGGTTATGCCGGTGGACCGTCAGATAATGGAGATGGTCCAGCTTCACGGCGACATGGACGAGAAGAGGGCCCACAAAAGGGCCCTGGAGATGCTGGAACTGGTCGGTATCCGTCCTGAGAGGGCGGGAGACTATCCCCATCAGTTTTCCGGAGGCATGAGGCAGAGGGTAGTCATCGCCATAGCACTGGCCTGCGATCCGGCTCTTCTGATAGCCGACGAGCCCACCACGGCCCTGGACGTGACCATACAGGCCCAGGTGCTGGAGCTGATGAAGGACCTGAAGAGGAAGTTCAACACGGCCCTGATGCTGATAACCCACGACCTCGGCGTTGTCGCCGAGATCTGCGACAAGGTCGCCATAATGTACGCCGGGTCCGTGGTGGAGTACGGCGACACCGACTCTCTCTACGAACACAGGATGCATCCCTACACGGAGGGGCTTTTCAACTCCATCCCGGACGTGGACGCCCCCCGTTCCCGGTTGCAGGTCATACAGGGGCTCACCCCGGATCCTACCGACCTGCCCAGGGGATGCCGGTTCCACCCCCGTTGTCCCTACGCCCTGCCGTCCTGTTCGGAGGCTCGGCCGGAGATGGCGGAGTGGCGTCCCGGCCATTTCGTGGCCTGTCCCGTCCGTTGCGGCGGCCTTTCCTGA
- a CDS encoding amidohydrolase encodes MIGDLLVRGGTVWTVTDGVKDNCDVLVSKGRIARVSPDIDVPEGADVLEARGRIVTPGLIDCHCHLGLWEEGYPPEEAGGNEKTDSLTPHLRALDGFDPEDTSFLDARRAGITTVQILPGSANVVGGVGAVLKTWGGYADEMVRLHPSGMKAAFGENPKNLHKDRGGMPTTRMAVAAMLRSALVDGLNYGRKLEKDPDSPRDLRLEGLLSVLRREIPLRIHAHRADDIMSAVRVAEEFDLDYSIEHCTEGHKVASVLGEKRVMAAFGPFMIFKSKLELKDCAASNVVSLYRAGAHVSLITDYPMIPVSCLMVQAAQIVREGLSREEVFRFVTMNPAEHLGLADDLGSIEKGKIGDLVIWDGDPFDGTRSPDVTVIDGEVVFRKDGR; translated from the coding sequence ATGATAGGAGATCTGCTGGTCCGGGGCGGAACGGTCTGGACCGTGACGGACGGCGTAAAGGATAACTGTGACGTCCTGGTTTCGAAGGGGCGGATCGCTCGGGTCTCTCCGGACATAGACGTTCCCGAAGGGGCCGATGTGCTGGAGGCCCGGGGCAGAATAGTCACTCCCGGACTGATAGACTGCCACTGCCATCTTGGGCTGTGGGAGGAGGGATATCCGCCGGAGGAGGCGGGAGGCAACGAGAAGACCGACTCCCTCACCCCTCACCTTAGGGCCCTGGACGGCTTCGACCCGGAGGACACGTCCTTTCTGGACGCCAGAAGGGCGGGCATAACCACCGTACAGATCCTTCCGGGCAGCGCCAACGTGGTAGGAGGGGTCGGGGCGGTATTGAAGACCTGGGGCGGTTACGCCGACGAGATGGTGAGGCTTCATCCGTCGGGGATGAAGGCCGCCTTCGGCGAGAACCCCAAGAATCTTCACAAAGACAGAGGCGGCATGCCCACCACCAGGATGGCTGTAGCTGCCATGCTTCGATCCGCACTGGTCGACGGGCTGAACTACGGCAGGAAGCTGGAGAAGGACCCCGATTCCCCGAGGGATCTCCGCCTCGAGGGGCTGTTGTCGGTGCTTCGAAGGGAGATCCCCCTCAGGATCCACGCCCACAGGGCGGACGACATAATGTCCGCCGTCAGGGTCGCCGAGGAGTTCGACCTGGACTACTCCATAGAGCACTGCACCGAGGGGCACAAGGTGGCCTCGGTCCTCGGAGAGAAGAGGGTGATGGCGGCCTTCGGCCCCTTCATGATATTCAAGTCCAAGCTCGAGCTGAAGGACTGCGCCGCGTCCAACGTGGTCTCCCTTTACAGGGCGGGGGCCCATGTCTCCCTCATAACCGACTATCCCATGATCCCGGTCAGCTGTCTTATGGTACAGGCCGCACAGATCGTCAGGGAGGGGCTCTCCAGGGAGGAGGTCTTCCGTTTCGTGACTATGAATCCGGCTGAGCATCTCGGCCTGGCCGACGATCTGGGATCCATAGAAAAGGGCAAGATAGGCGACCTCGTGATCTGGGACGGCGATCCCTTCGACGGGACCCGTTCTCCCGACGTAACCGTAATAGACGGAGAGGTCGTGTTCCGGAAAGATGGTCGATAA